The genomic DNA TAGTACTGTTCGAAACCATCACTATCAATAATCAATCCACGATAAGTATAAGCAGTAGAACGAGGGTAATTAAGTTGATCAACCAACCAATGGATGCTACAAAACTTGGACCactgaaaagaaaaagtaaagagaatATTTACGTTTAGGAACAGAGCCGCACGAGTTGCTTGGGAGGTATTCATCGCGAGAGAGATGGGCtgactaacaaaagaaaatgacagaaagggttttagggtttttgctcTGCTGCTGTCTTAACGGGACCGAAGCTCCGACTCCGAGAGAGTACGGCAGTCTACACACAGTTCTTGTCTGGTCTCCAAAGAATCTTAGGTTTGTtggtatttattttgtttacagGAGAACAAAAttctgattaatttttttttataagttgcGCCCAATAAAGGTCCAATGGGCCGACATTACAACTCGGGTCCCCAATGTTTCTAGGAGGTACCTCTTGCtcatgttttttcatttttttttcttctttgtttccttttttgacAATATTGTTGCTCATGTTTTTTGGTTATTCTGAGTGACtttcgattttggtttttgttactATAGCACATTCTAAGGATAATTCTGGGATTAAAAATGTTTGTAAGAGATGATAACTAAAAGGTTTAATCAGTGATTTGAAAAATTCctctaataataatttttttcaagttGAAAGAAGTTTGAGTTACACACCCAATAGGCTACTGTTGGATGCTGATAATCGAAGAGAACAGTAAAAACCACCCCTTTAACAAACACTGACCCTAAGATTTGATTTCATGGGACTTAACCGATTATATATCCATAGAACAATTAAGAAATGAGACCATAAGATTCATATGTTTCAACTCAATATAAGGGGGGNNNNNNNNNNNNNNNNNNNNNNNNNNNNNNNNNNNNNNNNNNNNNNNNNNNNNNNNNNNNNNNNNNNNNNNNNNNNNNNNNNNNNNNNNNNNNNNNNNNNNNNNNNNNNNNNNNNNNNNNNNNNNNNNNNNNNNNNNNNNNNNNNNNNNNNNNNNNNNNNNNNNNNNNNNNNNNNNNNNNNNNNNNNNNNNNNNNNNNNNNNNNNNNNNNNNNNNNNNNNNNNNNNNNNNNNNNNNNNNNNNNNNNNNNNNNNNNNNNNNNNNNNNNNNNNNNNNNNNNNNNNNNNNNNNNNNNNNNNNNNNNNNNNNNNNNNNNNNNNNNNNNNNNNNNNNNNNNNNNNNNNNNNNNNNNNNNNNNNNNNNNNNNNNNNNNNNNNNNNNNNNNNNNNNNNNggatcaaaaacaaaatccatgaTCAAAGTCTATTTAGAGAATCTCCAAAACACTTCAAACAAAGAAAGGAAATGCTTTCaatatcaaatacaaaataacaaactaGTGACCAAAACCAAGGAGGGCTAAAATATAAGTTCAAGCCATTTTCCATTGCTTCATATGTTACTCGGATACATGAAGACTCTCACCTTGGATCCCTGCAAGAAGACAAGGAATTGTGTCCAGTTAAAACCCCAAGCAAAAGATTTCACTTCTCAACAAAAAGAATCACCAAATGGTTAGAGAATATGTTTTTAAGTACCATGGACTTAGGAGGCAAGTTCGATGTGAATTTGGCGCGGACAACACCACTGTTACCGTGAGGCCTGGTAACTTTTCCCCAGATGCAACGGTAGTGGCTACCGTTCTTCTTTGTCTTAGCCTTGTAGATGTAAGCCATCCTCTTTCCCTTGTACCAGTTAACCTCCTCTTGGGTGTTGACACCTTCGATCTGGACAAGCGATGTGTTTGGATACTGGTTAGACTTGGACCTGCAAATTCAAGTATATGTCAAGCCCagtaccaaaataaataaaaatgttaagacTCGGTATAGAATGCTATTTAACTATAACTCAGTTAACCACTCCATAGTATAGACTGAATGATACAGTGTTCTAAGATAATGTAGACAGCTAACTAGATATGGGGAGATGctacaacacacaaaaaaaaaacagtttttattCTATGAAATGTATAAGAAAACTACTCTGATCAAAAGCAGACTAGAATCTTCGTTTATGAAAATCACTTAGATAAACAACTGATTAAGGTTCACTATATGAAATGTTATTGGAGCCAAATCAGATACTaataaagaaaccaaagagattaaagaaatgGGTCACCTTTTGTATCCGAGGATGGTTCCTCTCACGTAgagtctgcaaaaaaaaaaaaaaaatcagaattttcCAATCATTGTAAAATATACGAGAGAGCAAAATGTTCCATTACAATCCATAAGATAAATCACTAAGCAATGAAGAATCAGTTCAAATCTAATACGATACAAGAGAAATAGAAACAGTTTAAGATAAGTGaggaaaacagaacaaacgAGCAAATCT from Camelina sativa cultivar DH55 chromosome 7, Cs, whole genome shotgun sequence includes the following:
- the LOC104702153 gene encoding 60S ribosomal protein L35a-3; amino-acid sequence: MVKERQGERVRLYVRGTILGYKRSKSNQYPNTSLVQIEGVNTQEEVNWYKGKRMAYIYKAKTKKNGSHYRCIWGKVTRPHGNSGVVRAKFTSNLPPKSMGSKVRVFMYPSNI